One Microbacterium sp. W4I20 DNA window includes the following coding sequences:
- a CDS encoding VOC family protein: MTKVFVNLPTTDLERAKAFYTALGCAINPAFTDENAACVVWSDDIYFMVLKREFFATFTDKPIAEPNDVVQVSVTFSRDSREDVDAIIEKGLAAGGAEPKPAQDYGFMYSRDLDDPDGNSLGFLYMTPEAAENGPDHVADHAASA; this comes from the coding sequence ATGACCAAGGTCTTCGTCAACCTGCCCACCACCGACCTCGAGCGTGCCAAGGCGTTCTACACCGCGCTCGGCTGCGCCATCAACCCGGCCTTCACCGATGAGAACGCCGCCTGCGTGGTCTGGTCGGACGACATCTACTTCATGGTCCTGAAGCGCGAGTTCTTCGCCACCTTCACCGACAAGCCGATCGCCGAACCGAACGATGTCGTCCAGGTCTCGGTCACCTTCAGCCGCGACTCGCGCGAGGACGTCGACGCGATCATCGAGAAGGGCCTCGCCGCCGGCGGCGCGGAGCCGAAGCCGGCGCAGGACTACGGCTTCATGTACTCGCGCGACCTCGACGACCCCGACGGCAACTCGCTCGGCTTCCTGTACATGACCCCGGAGGCCGCCGAGAACGGACCCGACCACGTGGCGGACCACGCCGCGTCGGCCTGA
- a CDS encoding benzoate/H(+) symporter BenE family transporter — MVTALVGFTSSFAVVLTGLDAVGATPAQAASGLLAVSLTMGLACVVLAWRYRMPITVAWSTPGAALLVATGTVDGGWPAAVGAFLVTAALILLTALWPALGALIARIPPSIAQAMLAGVLLPLCLAPITGIVANPWGVIPVVLTWLLFARLAPRWAVPLAFVAAAVVVTVSLIRAGAPVDPALLVPRMELTAPTFTVGALVGLALPLFIVTMASQNVPGIAIMRSLGYEVPWRPAMLVTGLGTALGAPAGGHAINLAAISAALAASPDADPDPQRRWVAGVSTGGSYLVLGAFSAAFAALVALAPEAVIPAVAGLALFAAFGSSVQQAIDDPGERIPAVVTFLVAASGISVLGVSAAFWALVAGLLVRTVLHAGRR; from the coding sequence GTGGTGACGGCCCTCGTCGGCTTCACCAGCTCGTTCGCGGTGGTGCTGACCGGGCTCGACGCGGTCGGGGCGACTCCCGCACAGGCGGCCAGCGGGCTGCTCGCCGTCAGCCTCACCATGGGTCTCGCGTGCGTCGTGCTCGCCTGGCGCTATCGGATGCCGATCACCGTCGCGTGGTCGACGCCGGGAGCGGCTCTGCTCGTCGCGACCGGCACCGTCGACGGCGGATGGCCGGCGGCCGTCGGCGCCTTCCTCGTGACCGCGGCGCTGATCCTGCTCACCGCGCTGTGGCCGGCGCTCGGCGCTCTGATCGCCCGCATCCCGCCGTCGATCGCACAGGCGATGCTGGCCGGCGTGCTCCTCCCGCTCTGCCTGGCCCCGATCACCGGCATCGTCGCCAACCCCTGGGGCGTCATCCCGGTCGTGCTCACCTGGCTGCTCTTCGCCCGCCTCGCACCCCGGTGGGCGGTGCCGCTCGCGTTCGTCGCCGCGGCCGTGGTCGTGACCGTATCGCTCATCCGCGCCGGAGCGCCCGTCGACCCGGCGCTGCTCGTGCCGCGGATGGAGCTCACCGCGCCGACGTTCACGGTCGGCGCGCTGGTCGGGCTCGCCCTGCCGCTGTTCATCGTGACCATGGCGTCGCAGAACGTGCCAGGGATCGCGATCATGCGCAGCCTCGGCTACGAGGTGCCGTGGCGGCCGGCGATGCTCGTGACCGGACTCGGCACGGCACTCGGTGCGCCCGCCGGCGGGCATGCGATCAACCTCGCGGCGATCAGCGCGGCCCTCGCCGCCTCGCCGGATGCCGACCCTGACCCGCAGCGCCGCTGGGTCGCCGGCGTCTCGACGGGCGGGTCGTATCTGGTGCTCGGCGCGTTCTCGGCCGCTTTCGCCGCGCTGGTCGCCCTGGCCCCCGAAGCCGTGATCCCCGCGGTCGCCGGCCTCGCGCTGTTCGCGGCGTTCGGTTCCTCGGTGCAGCAGGCGATCGACGACCCGGGCGAGCGGATTCCCGCCGTGGTCACCTTCCTCGTGGCGGCATCCGGCATCTCGGTGCTCGGCGTCAGCGCCGCGTTCTGGGCGCTGGTCGCGGGACTGCTGGTACGCACCGTGCTGCACGCCGGTCGACGCTGA
- a CDS encoding dihydrofolate reductase family protein yields MSNAASGRILIDLFMTLDGVAQGPGGTDEDPSGGFRFSGWQAGHPSSGVGPEVEKGMQGLDALLLGRRTYDIFASYWPHHTEGESGDIGKLFNRVPKYVATKDADLALDWEASSRIGEDLAAEIATLRANHREVHVIGSVDFVHTLLAEGLFDELNLWVYPILLGVGKKVFDDGALPSVLTLLEPPIADDGGVTLLRYGRTDKTPEVGTYE; encoded by the coding sequence ATGAGCAATGCAGCATCCGGTCGCATCCTGATCGACCTCTTCATGACGCTCGACGGCGTCGCACAGGGACCGGGCGGCACCGACGAGGATCCGTCGGGCGGTTTCCGCTTCAGTGGCTGGCAGGCCGGGCATCCCTCGTCCGGCGTCGGGCCGGAGGTCGAGAAGGGCATGCAAGGTCTCGATGCGCTGCTGCTCGGCCGCCGCACCTACGACATCTTCGCGTCGTACTGGCCGCATCACACTGAGGGCGAGTCCGGCGACATCGGCAAGCTCTTCAACCGCGTGCCGAAGTACGTGGCGACGAAGGATGCCGACCTGGCGCTCGACTGGGAGGCCTCTTCCCGCATCGGCGAGGACCTCGCCGCCGAGATCGCCACGCTGCGTGCGAACCATCGCGAGGTGCACGTGATCGGCAGCGTCGACTTCGTGCACACGCTGCTCGCCGAGGGGCTGTTCGACGAGCTGAACCTCTGGGTCTACCCGATCCTGCTCGGCGTCGGCAAGAAGGTCTTCGACGACGGCGCACTGCCGTCGGTGCTGACGCTGCTCGAGCCCCCGATCGCCGACGACGGCGGGGTCACGCTGCTCCGGTACGGGCGCACGGACAAGACGCCGGAGGTCGGAACGTACGAGTGA
- a CDS encoding Cof-type HAD-IIB family hydrolase, with amino-acid sequence MRLIATDLDGTLLDSSSHVSPRTRRALDAARERGIHVVPVTARQPIGLRVIAADAAFDGWALCSNGAYAVHLTDKRMLFAEELPAETIRTLAEALRASIPGLLFASVRDGGETFVAQEGYSAFARPSDHSRDPALMGGVDFDDVVSAPSLKFIVRHAELAPAALFDTLRSLGLTGFEATLSGAPFVEVMAEGVTKATGLARLCAHLDIDRADVVAFGDALNDVEMLRWAGHGVAMADAATVVQDAADETTTSNDDHGVARVIERMLG; translated from the coding sequence ATGCGGCTGATCGCGACCGATCTCGACGGGACGCTGCTCGACTCCTCCTCCCACGTCTCGCCTCGTACGCGGCGCGCGCTGGATGCGGCTCGGGAACGCGGCATCCACGTCGTCCCGGTCACCGCACGGCAGCCGATCGGGCTGCGGGTGATCGCCGCCGACGCCGCCTTCGACGGTTGGGCGCTGTGCAGCAACGGCGCGTACGCCGTGCATCTGACGGATAAGCGGATGCTGTTCGCCGAGGAACTGCCGGCGGAGACGATCCGCACGCTGGCAGAGGCGCTGCGCGCCAGCATCCCAGGACTGCTGTTCGCCAGCGTGCGCGACGGCGGTGAGACGTTCGTGGCGCAGGAGGGGTACTCCGCCTTCGCTCGGCCGTCGGATCACAGTCGCGACCCCGCACTGATGGGCGGCGTCGACTTCGACGACGTGGTCTCGGCTCCGAGCCTGAAGTTCATCGTCCGGCACGCGGAGCTCGCCCCCGCCGCCCTCTTCGACACGCTCCGTTCGCTCGGCCTCACCGGGTTCGAGGCGACGCTGTCCGGGGCGCCGTTCGTCGAGGTGATGGCCGAGGGGGTCACGAAGGCCACGGGTCTCGCGCGGCTGTGCGCGCACCTCGACATCGACCGAGCCGATGTGGTCGCGTTCGGCGACGCGCTCAACGACGTCGAGATGCTGCGCTGGGCAGGGCACGGGGTCGCGATGGCCGACGCCGCGACCGTCGTGCAGGATGCCGCCGATGAGACGACCACCTCGAACGACGATCACGGCGTGGCACGCGTGATCGAGCGGATGCTGGGCTGA
- a CDS encoding helix-turn-helix domain-containing protein, which produces MAARSYGQYCGVTTAVELIGERWAMLIVRDLLVGPRRYTDLKQGLPRIPTNILSTRLKELQEGGVIRRVPLLRGLAYELTPYGQALEPIMLELGRWGFQTMGDPEEGDVVTPDSLTMALRTAFRADAATDAEYELHVGEIALRASVRDGVLRVAQLAPPAPPVGGRLPDGEADAVIVAGPGIRRLIGGEITPAEAIAQDVLAVVRGEERWLDSFAETFHIAPLNASTDQNELTVGSTT; this is translated from the coding sequence ATGGCGGCGCGCAGCTACGGCCAGTACTGCGGTGTCACGACGGCCGTCGAGTTGATCGGAGAGCGGTGGGCGATGCTCATCGTGCGCGATCTGCTCGTCGGACCCCGCCGGTACACCGACCTCAAGCAGGGCCTGCCGCGCATTCCGACCAACATCCTGTCCACGCGTCTGAAGGAGCTGCAGGAGGGCGGGGTCATCCGACGAGTCCCGCTGCTCCGCGGTCTCGCCTACGAGCTCACGCCCTACGGCCAGGCGCTCGAGCCGATCATGCTCGAGCTCGGCCGCTGGGGCTTCCAGACGATGGGCGACCCCGAGGAGGGCGACGTCGTCACCCCCGACTCGCTCACCATGGCGCTGCGCACGGCCTTCCGAGCGGATGCCGCGACCGACGCCGAGTACGAACTGCACGTCGGCGAGATCGCCCTGCGCGCTTCGGTGCGCGACGGCGTCCTCCGGGTGGCACAGCTCGCGCCACCGGCCCCGCCGGTCGGAGGTCGTCTCCCCGACGGAGAAGCGGATGCCGTGATCGTCGCCGGCCCCGGCATCCGTCGCCTGATCGGCGGTGAGATCACGCCCGCCGAGGCGATCGCCCAGGACGTGCTCGCCGTCGTCCGCGGCGAGGAGCGCTGGCTGGACTCCTTCGCGGAGACCTTCCACATCGCACCACTGAACGCATCGACTGACCAGAACGAACTGACTGTAGGGAGCACGACATGA
- a CDS encoding ABC transporter ATP-binding protein, protein MTTGKLELAGITKSYGSRLVLDDVSFTVEPGRLTGFVGGNGAGKTTTMRIVLGLLSSDGGRVDLDGTPLTTADRRRFGYMPEERGLYPKMKVLEQIVYLARLHGFSKTDAAERATALLTELGLGERLGDTIESLSLGNQQRAQIAAALVHDPEVLILDEPFSGLDPLAVDVVAGVLQASAAKGASILFSSHQLDVVERLCDDLVILAGGTIRASGSRDALRAEHAGSRYELVSAGDAGWLRTEPGVTVVDFEGGYALFDADDPETAQRVLRAAVDRGDVASFAPKHPSLAQIFKEVIQ, encoded by the coding sequence GTGACCACAGGAAAGCTCGAACTCGCGGGCATCACCAAGAGCTACGGCTCGCGGCTGGTGCTCGACGATGTGTCCTTCACGGTCGAGCCGGGACGGCTGACGGGTTTCGTCGGCGGCAACGGCGCCGGCAAGACCACCACGATGCGGATCGTGCTCGGCCTGCTCTCGTCGGACGGCGGCCGGGTCGACCTCGACGGCACGCCGCTCACGACGGCGGATCGCCGGCGCTTCGGCTACATGCCGGAGGAGCGCGGCCTCTACCCGAAGATGAAGGTGCTCGAGCAGATCGTGTACCTCGCCCGTCTGCACGGCTTCAGCAAGACGGATGCCGCCGAGCGCGCCACCGCCCTCCTCACCGAGCTCGGTCTGGGCGAGCGTCTCGGCGACACCATCGAGTCGCTGTCGCTGGGCAACCAGCAGCGCGCGCAGATCGCGGCCGCCCTGGTCCATGACCCCGAGGTCCTGATCCTCGACGAGCCGTTCTCCGGTCTCGATCCGCTCGCGGTCGACGTGGTCGCGGGTGTGCTGCAGGCCAGTGCCGCGAAGGGCGCGTCGATCCTCTTCTCGTCCCACCAGCTCGATGTGGTCGAGCGTCTCTGCGACGACCTCGTCATCCTCGCGGGCGGCACGATCCGCGCATCCGGTTCCCGTGACGCGCTGCGCGCCGAACACGCCGGCAGCCGCTACGAGCTGGTCTCCGCCGGTGATGCCGGCTGGCTCCGCACCGAGCCGGGAGTCACGGTCGTCGACTTCGAGGGCGGGTACGCCCTCTTCGACGCCGACGACCCCGAGACCGCCCAGCGCGTGCTGCGCGCCGCCGTCGACCGCGGCGACGTCGCGAGCTTCGCCCCCAAGCATCCGTCCCTCGCGCAGATCTTCAAGGAGGTCATCCAGTGA
- a CDS encoding response regulator transcription factor, which produces MTDQPIRVLLVDDHSLLRAGFRTILDTQPDITVVGEAATGADAVAQASALRPDVITMDVQMPDMDGIEATRRIVADPGIDAAIAIVTTFDRDDYLYQALDAGASGFLLKNAGAEDLIAAVRALAVGDGMLAPEVTRRVLARFAAAARPAVAAPDPGTLRLAPLAQEPGGRLAPEPRALIEPLTDREAEVLALLADARSNAEIAGALFIGEATVKTHVSRILQKLGARDRVQAVVLAHRMGLA; this is translated from the coding sequence ATGACCGACCAGCCGATCCGCGTGCTCCTCGTCGACGACCACTCGCTGCTGCGCGCGGGCTTCCGCACGATCCTCGACACCCAACCCGACATCACCGTCGTCGGTGAGGCCGCCACCGGAGCGGATGCCGTGGCGCAGGCATCCGCTCTCCGTCCGGACGTGATCACCATGGACGTGCAGATGCCCGATATGGACGGCATCGAGGCGACCAGGCGTATCGTCGCCGATCCCGGCATCGACGCGGCCATCGCGATCGTGACGACGTTCGACCGGGACGACTACCTGTATCAGGCGCTGGATGCCGGGGCGAGCGGCTTCCTGCTGAAGAACGCCGGGGCGGAAGACCTGATCGCCGCCGTCCGTGCGCTGGCCGTCGGCGACGGGATGCTGGCGCCGGAGGTCACCCGCCGCGTGCTGGCGCGGTTCGCGGCAGCGGCCCGTCCGGCCGTGGCAGCGCCGGACCCAGGCACCCTTCGTCTCGCTCCGCTCGCTCAGGAACCGGGTGGGCGTCTCGCTCCGGAACCCCGCGCCCTGATCGAGCCGCTCACCGATCGCGAGGCCGAGGTGCTGGCGCTGCTGGCCGATGCCCGCAGCAACGCCGAGATCGCCGGCGCGCTGTTCATCGGTGAGGCGACCGTGAAGACGCACGTGTCCCGCATCCTGCAGAAGCTCGGCGCCCGCGACCGCGTGCAGGCGGTCGTGCTGGCCCACCGGATGGGTCTCGCCTGA
- a CDS encoding bifunctional proline dehydrogenase/L-glutamate gamma-semialdehyde dehydrogenase yields the protein MSVDVDTTPRTDTPRTEEVAALVQRWLAESESYPVEPAAQRLSEVLKDPNGLAFTVGFVDGVMRPEDLRVAGRKLAEISEITPSLLPGYLRAAIKTGGFWAPKLPGIVVPISRRVLRAMVGHLVLDATPSKLGPAIAKLRKTGNRLNLNLLGEAVLGEREAGRRLQGTSDFLARNDVDYVSIKVSSVVSQLSMWSFDEAVADVVTKLTPLYELAARAEATGKAKFINLDMEEYRDLDLTIAAFTSILDQPGLENLEAGIVLQAYLPDALGAMQHLQEWAAARRAKGGAPIKVRVVKGANLAMEEVDAAIHDWPLATYGTKQDSDTNYKRVLDWAMTPERLDAVRIGVAGHNLFDIAYTWLLAKSRGVTDGADHLVEYEMLLGMATGQAAAVRKDVGQLLLYTPVVNPAEFDVAIAYLVRRLEENASPENFMSAVFELASNPTLLTRERERFERSLAGLEADRSVPASHRVQNRADETVHETTGFENQPDTDPALAANRTWGREILARSVGTDLGQDAIAAARIETDAELDAVFAAATAAAETWAALPAAERAAVLHRAGDELARRRGELIEIMAHEAGKTIAEADPEISEAIDFAHYYAERAKDLETIPGAEFVPSKVTVVTPPWNFPVAIPAGGVLAGLASGSGVIIKPAKLTQRCGAVMVEALWAAGVPRDLLALVDLASRDLGTRLVANPAVDRLILTGAYETAQLFRSFRPDLPLLAETSGKNAIIVTPSADLDLAAADVAKSAFGHAGQKCSAASLVILVGSVATSKRFERQLVDAVRSMRVGLPEDPATQMGPIIEPASGKLLKALTTLDRGERWLVEPKKLDAEGKQWTPGVKTGVVEGSTTHLTEFFGPVLGIMRAKDLDEAIRLQNAVDYGLTAGLHSLDSTEVATWIDRVEAGNLYVNRGITGAIVQRQPFGGWKRSAVGAGAKAGGPNYLFGLGEWVPAELPAAAVDAAVLPAVDALIGAAASELDPVESAWLQRAAASDERAWVDEFGAVTDKSGLGVERNLFRYRPVAVDVRIAEHAPLVDGIRVLAAALRSGSPFTVSAPALPSRVEKALRAQGVSVKHESDAAWTKRYAKAQRSWQRVRLVGGDASALFEALDGSPDVAVWSHAVTGAGRVEMLPFLHEQAVSITNHRFGNPTTLTDGVI from the coding sequence ATGTCTGTCGACGTCGACACCACCCCGCGCACCGACACCCCCCGCACCGAGGAGGTCGCCGCCCTCGTGCAGCGCTGGCTCGCCGAGAGCGAGTCGTACCCCGTCGAGCCCGCTGCGCAGCGGCTCTCCGAGGTGCTCAAGGACCCGAACGGTCTCGCGTTCACGGTCGGGTTCGTCGACGGCGTCATGCGCCCCGAAGACCTGCGGGTCGCCGGTCGCAAGCTGGCCGAGATCTCCGAGATCACCCCGAGCCTCCTTCCCGGCTACCTGCGCGCCGCCATCAAGACCGGCGGCTTCTGGGCGCCGAAGCTCCCGGGCATCGTCGTGCCGATCTCGCGCCGCGTGCTGCGCGCCATGGTCGGGCACCTCGTTCTCGACGCCACCCCGTCGAAGCTCGGTCCCGCGATCGCCAAGCTCCGCAAGACCGGCAACCGCCTCAACCTCAACCTGCTCGGCGAGGCCGTGCTCGGCGAGCGCGAGGCCGGCCGCCGCCTTCAGGGCACCAGCGACTTCCTCGCCCGCAACGACGTCGACTACGTGTCGATCAAGGTCTCCAGCGTCGTCAGCCAGCTGTCGATGTGGTCGTTCGACGAGGCCGTGGCCGACGTCGTCACCAAGCTCACCCCGCTGTACGAGCTCGCGGCGCGCGCGGAAGCCACGGGCAAGGCGAAGTTCATCAACCTCGACATGGAGGAGTACCGCGACCTCGACCTGACGATCGCGGCGTTCACCAGCATCCTCGATCAGCCCGGACTCGAGAACCTCGAGGCCGGCATCGTCCTGCAGGCCTACCTCCCCGACGCGCTCGGTGCGATGCAGCACCTGCAGGAGTGGGCCGCCGCCCGTCGGGCGAAGGGCGGTGCACCCATCAAGGTGCGCGTCGTGAAGGGCGCCAACCTCGCGATGGAAGAGGTCGATGCCGCGATCCACGACTGGCCGCTCGCGACCTACGGCACCAAGCAGGACTCCGACACCAACTACAAGCGCGTGCTCGACTGGGCGATGACCCCTGAGCGCCTGGATGCCGTGCGCATCGGCGTCGCAGGACACAACCTCTTCGACATCGCGTACACCTGGCTGCTGGCGAAGTCGCGCGGCGTCACCGACGGCGCCGACCACCTCGTCGAATACGAGATGCTCCTCGGCATGGCGACCGGTCAGGCCGCCGCCGTCCGCAAGGACGTCGGGCAGCTCCTGCTGTACACACCGGTCGTGAACCCGGCCGAGTTCGACGTCGCGATCGCCTACCTCGTGCGTCGCCTCGAGGAGAACGCCAGCCCGGAGAACTTCATGTCCGCGGTGTTCGAGCTCGCCTCGAACCCGACCCTCCTGACGCGCGAGCGCGAGCGTTTCGAGCGCTCGCTCGCCGGCCTCGAGGCCGATCGCTCGGTTCCGGCATCCCACCGCGTGCAGAACCGCGCGGACGAGACGGTCCACGAGACCACCGGGTTCGAGAACCAGCCCGACACCGATCCCGCGCTCGCCGCGAACCGAACCTGGGGGCGCGAGATCCTCGCACGCTCCGTCGGCACCGACCTCGGTCAAGATGCGATCGCCGCCGCCCGCATCGAGACGGATGCCGAACTCGACGCGGTCTTCGCCGCAGCCACCGCCGCCGCCGAGACGTGGGCCGCGCTGCCCGCCGCCGAGCGGGCCGCCGTGCTGCACCGCGCCGGCGACGAGCTCGCCCGTCGGCGTGGCGAGCTGATCGAGATCATGGCCCACGAAGCCGGCAAGACCATCGCCGAGGCCGACCCGGAGATCAGCGAGGCCATCGACTTCGCGCACTACTACGCCGAGCGGGCGAAGGACCTGGAGACGATCCCCGGCGCCGAGTTCGTGCCGTCGAAGGTGACCGTGGTCACCCCGCCGTGGAACTTCCCCGTCGCGATCCCTGCCGGCGGAGTGCTGGCCGGCCTCGCCTCCGGCTCCGGCGTGATCATCAAGCCCGCCAAGCTGACCCAGCGCTGCGGCGCGGTCATGGTCGAAGCTCTCTGGGCCGCCGGGGTTCCGCGCGACCTGCTGGCGCTCGTCGACCTCGCCTCGCGCGACCTCGGCACGCGCCTGGTGGCGAACCCCGCGGTCGACCGCCTGATCCTCACGGGCGCGTACGAGACGGCGCAGCTGTTCCGATCGTTCCGCCCCGACCTGCCGCTGCTCGCCGAGACCAGCGGCAAGAACGCGATCATCGTCACGCCGTCGGCCGACCTCGACCTCGCCGCAGCCGACGTCGCCAAGAGCGCGTTCGGGCACGCCGGGCAGAAGTGCTCCGCCGCATCCCTCGTGATCCTGGTGGGCTCGGTCGCCACCTCGAAGCGGTTCGAGCGTCAACTCGTCGACGCCGTGCGGTCGATGCGCGTCGGTCTGCCCGAGGACCCGGCCACGCAGATGGGCCCGATCATCGAGCCCGCGTCCGGCAAGCTGCTGAAGGCGCTCACCACGCTGGATCGGGGTGAGCGCTGGCTGGTCGAGCCGAAGAAGCTCGATGCCGAGGGCAAGCAGTGGACCCCGGGCGTGAAGACCGGTGTCGTCGAGGGATCCACGACGCACCTGACCGAGTTCTTCGGGCCGGTGCTCGGCATCATGCGCGCCAAGGACCTCGACGAGGCGATCCGCCTGCAGAACGCGGTGGACTACGGCCTCACGGCAGGCCTGCACTCGCTGGACTCGACCGAGGTCGCCACCTGGATCGACCGGGTCGAGGCCGGCAACCTGTACGTCAACCGCGGCATCACCGGGGCGATCGTGCAGCGGCAGCCGTTCGGCGGGTGGAAGCGCTCCGCCGTCGGCGCCGGCGCCAAGGCCGGTGGCCCGAACTACCTCTTCGGCCTCGGTGAGTGGGTGCCGGCAGAGCTGCCCGCCGCTGCCGTCGACGCGGCCGTGCTGCCGGCAGTCGACGCCCTGATCGGCGCCGCCGCATCCGAGCTGGACCCGGTCGAGTCGGCGTGGCTGCAGCGCGCCGCCGCATCCGATGAGCGGGCCTGGGTCGACGAGTTCGGCGCCGTGACCGACAAGTCGGGACTCGGGGTCGAGCGCAACCTGTTCCGCTACCGCCCGGTCGCGGTCGACGTGCGCATTGCGGAGCACGCACCGCTCGTCGACGGCATCCGCGTACTGGCAGCCGCACTCCGCAGCGGCAGCCCGTTCACGGTTTCGGCACCCGCGCTGCCGTCGCGCGTCGAGAAGGCCCTGCGCGCGCAGGGCGTGTCGGTGAAACACGAGTCGGATGCTGCGTGGACCAAGCGCTACGCCAAGGCGCAGCGCTCCTGGCAGCGTGTGCGTCTGGTCGGCGGCGACGCCTCGGCGCTGTTCGAGGCTCTCGACGGATCGCCGGACGTCGCGGTGTGGTCGCACGCCGTCACGGGCGCGGGCCGCGTCGAGATGCTGCCGTTCCTGCACGAGCAGGCCGTGTCGATCACGAACCACCGTTTCGGCAACCCGACGACGCTCACCGACGGCGTGATCTGA
- a CDS encoding CPBP family intramembrane glutamic endopeptidase, whose product MSPRVTPRLWMAIPAVVVTLALSIVIGPMIASAIAPKGDFVAFGLIIIGFVLAVTLPVLALLGWLRPVFFEQRRVRGILPTVLAFGPVLYIVYCIVSSKWDNIPIEGALVAIMFAAIAGIGEELAFRGVAVITLRARLSEVWVAVIPSVIFGLTHLTNLGRSGLATSEVLYQVFYAVLFGFSAYALRRVTGGLFIPILIHTLNNGFENIVDSSGGGPIAILVDGAALPDIIFIGGLLLGTVAMILIVRDKTNDPGPLLAAPRIR is encoded by the coding sequence ATGTCACCGCGCGTCACCCCCCGATTGTGGATGGCCATCCCGGCCGTCGTCGTCACCCTCGCCCTCAGCATCGTGATCGGACCGATGATTGCCTCGGCGATCGCCCCGAAGGGCGATTTCGTGGCCTTCGGATTGATCATCATCGGCTTCGTGCTCGCCGTGACCCTGCCGGTCCTCGCCCTGCTCGGCTGGCTGCGGCCGGTGTTCTTCGAGCAGAGGCGCGTGCGCGGCATCCTTCCGACGGTCCTCGCCTTCGGCCCGGTGCTGTACATCGTCTACTGCATCGTGAGCTCGAAGTGGGACAACATTCCGATTGAGGGCGCACTCGTCGCGATCATGTTCGCGGCGATCGCGGGCATCGGCGAAGAGCTGGCCTTCCGTGGCGTCGCCGTCATCACGCTCCGCGCGAGGCTCTCCGAGGTCTGGGTCGCCGTCATCCCCTCCGTGATCTTCGGGCTCACGCACCTCACCAACCTCGGCAGGAGCGGATTGGCGACGTCCGAGGTGCTGTACCAGGTGTTCTACGCCGTCCTGTTCGGCTTCTCCGCCTACGCCCTCCGCCGTGTCACCGGCGGCCTCTTCATCCCGATCCTGATCCACACGCTCAACAACGGGTTCGAGAACATCGTGGACAGCTCCGGCGGTGGTCCCATCGCGATCCTCGTCGATGGCGCGGCTCTCCCGGACATCATCTTCATCGGCGGCCTGCTGCTCGGCACGGTCGCGATGATCCTCATCGTCCGCGACAAGACCAACGACCCCGGCCCGCTGCTGGCCGCCCCGCGCATCCGCTGA
- a CDS encoding sensor histidine kinase has translation MLEQRTADLEREREVTAAQAVALDRVRIARELHDVVAHHVSVMGVQAGAARLVIDQDPAESRRILAGIEGSARDAIHELRQLLETLRTPGGETTDAASTLALDDIEELAQSSTEAGLPTDYAVIGDPVPVPSLVAVNLYRIAQESLTNARRHAGVGATADVRVRYDDDGVEVEIVNTGRSVAQLRPGLGQLGMRERAAASGGTLEVTPRAPGGLRVRARVPLPAGSRRPPAEPRSPR, from the coding sequence GTGCTCGAACAGCGCACCGCCGACCTGGAGCGCGAACGCGAGGTCACCGCGGCGCAGGCCGTCGCCCTCGACCGGGTGCGCATCGCCCGCGAACTCCACGACGTGGTCGCCCATCACGTCTCGGTGATGGGGGTGCAGGCCGGCGCTGCGCGCCTGGTGATCGATCAGGATCCCGCAGAGTCCCGCCGCATCCTCGCCGGCATCGAAGGCTCGGCGCGCGACGCGATCCACGAACTGCGGCAGCTGCTCGAGACCCTGCGCACGCCGGGCGGAGAAACGACGGATGCCGCATCGACGCTGGCCCTCGACGACATCGAGGAGCTCGCCCAGTCCTCGACCGAGGCCGGCCTTCCCACGGATTACGCCGTGATCGGCGATCCGGTCCCGGTGCCCTCGCTCGTCGCCGTGAACCTGTACCGCATCGCCCAGGAGTCGCTCACCAACGCCCGGCGTCATGCCGGTGTCGGCGCGACCGCCGACGTGCGCGTGCGCTACGACGACGACGGCGTCGAGGTCGAGATCGTGAACACCGGTCGCTCGGTCGCGCAGCTGCGGCCGGGACTCGGCCAGCTCGGCATGCGCGAGCGCGCCGCGGCCTCCGGAGGAACGCTCGAGGTCACGCCGCGGGCGCCCGGCGGACTCCGGGTGCGAGCCCGCGTTCCCCTCCCCGCCGGTTCCCGGCGCCCGCCCGCAGAGCCCAGGAGCCCCCGATGA